The Desulfuromonadaceae bacterium genome contains the following window.
AGATTGAAGCCGACCAGATAGTCGAGGACCGAGCGCGCCTGCTGAGCATCGACCATCTCTTTGGAGACCGCACGAGGTTGCTGCATCGCGGCGAGGATCGCGCCCTTGGTGATTTCATTGAAGACCACCCGTTTAACTGTTGGTTTGGCACCATTTTCGTCGATCCCGAGGGCTTGCAGCAGGTGCCAGGCGATGGCCTCCCCCTCGCGGTCAAGGTCAGTGGCGAGGATCAGTTCATCGGCACCCTTGGCGGCATTTTTCAGCGTCTGAATGTGTTTTTCGCTGTCCGCCAGGATCTGGTATTGGGGCTCGAAGTCGTTATCGACATCGACCATCCCTTGTTTACTGGGGATGGCGCGGACGTGACCGTACGAGGCCAGAACCTTGTAGCCCTTGCCGAGAAATTTTTCGATAGTCTTCGCCTTGGCAGGCGATTCGACGATAACAAGCGATTGTGCCATAGTGCCTTTCCAATAACTCAAAGCAAAGGGCCGCGGGGTGTCCCGTGGCCCTTTGCTTCAGTGATAGAGTCGTGACCAGTCATCCTCCAGGATGCAGTCAACTTCGCGGAGCCAGTCGTAATGGGCGTGGGCGAAGAGGGTCAAAATGGTCAGCGTTTTGAGCTCCTTTAAACCAATATCATCATCGTAGCCGTGAACCGCTTTGTCGATAATCTCTTCAAGAACAATGTCGTCAAGAATGCCGAGGTTGCGCAGTTGGGTCAGAAAACCGCGGGCATCCGCCGAGAGAACGCGTGTTTCTGCCTGACTGAAGACGCGGTTGGTGGGATGAATGTTCCCCAGCGAGGTCGGTGCGCGATGCGGTAGCGAGACGTTCTCCATCCACGAAAAAGCCGCATCGATTTCCTCTTCCTTGAAACCGACCGACAGTAATTCATCGACGATGTCGCTGTTGGCGGGGATTTCGCTGTCATCCAGAACATATTGAGCGATCAGGCTGACAATGGCCAGAACCCGTTCACGAAACGGTTTTGAATTCATGAGACTCTTTGCTGAACTAAAAATCGGCGCGGATATAGCGCGAACCGGGGAGTTGCGTTATGCCTCCCTGTAGCTCCAGGTGCAGTAAAATAGCGGAAAGCTCTATAGGTGTCAAGCCGGTTTTCCGCACCAGATCGTCACCATGCAACGGTTCCGGACCGAGGGCAAGATAGGTTTGCAGTGCTGCGCCGGTCAATGTTTCGGCAAAGCTCTGGTGCTTCTGCACGGTTTCGCGCGGGGGGGTTGCTGGCCAGAGATATTCAAGGATATCGCGTGCTTCGGTCACCGGTTGAGCCCCCTCTTTCAACAGCCGATTGACGCCAATACTGCCGGAGGCATAAACCGCACCCGGCGCGGCAAAAACTTCGCGGCCCTGTTCAAGGGCAAAGTCGACGGTAATCAGTGACCCGCTTTCCGCTGCGGCCTCGACGACCAGGACGCCTTTGCTCAGTCCGCTGATAATCCGGTTGCGACCGGGAAAATGACCGGCAACCGGCGGTGCGTCTGGCGGGTATTCTGAAATAATCGCGCCCTGCTCGGGGATTCGCTCAAACAGCCGGGCGTTTTCTCGCGGGTAGATGCGATCGATACCGCAACCGAGAACCGCGATGGTTTGTCCTTTACCTTCCAGCGCGCCGGTGTGTGCGGCACTGTCGATGCCGCGGGCCAGCCCGCTGACAATCGTGATATCGTGAGCCGCCAGTTCCGCGCACAGGGCGGTTGCCCACTGGCGGTTCCCGGCCAGGGGCTGGCGACTGCCAACAACGGCAAAGGCGTCTTGTTCCGGCAACTGGCCGCGGACATAGAGGAGTGTTGGCGGATCGTGTATTGCCGCGAGCGGTTGCGGGTAGGCGGGGTCAAAGATCGAGATAATGCGCACCGCGAGTTGGTTCAGGCGGTCGCACGTTGCGGCACAAAAATCGGCAGATGGACGATTATGCGCAACATCGGGGCGGGTTCCGGCGCGGGCGATCCAGTCCGCAGGGGAAGCGCCACACGCAGCAGCTGGAGAGCCGAAAGTGCCGACGAGACGTAGCAGACCGGTACGACCGAGTCCGGGGGTCAGGTGGAGACGCAGCCAGTGCTGTTCTGTTTCGGTCATAAACCCCTCCCGAAAAAACGGCCAGCGCGTTTGCGCTGGCCGACGTAGAGTAAAAAACGGTTGCAGTTACTCGCTGATCGTGACGACCTGGTCGCCATTCTCGATGTAGTTGTTGGCACTCAGGGTCAGGGCCGTTGCCGTTGTGGCACGGACTTCAATGACCACCGCCTTGCCCAGTTGAGTGTCCGGCATCCGCGTCTCCGGTTGCTGCAAGCCAAGTCCGGTCGCCTGTCCGGGACGGAAAATTTGCAGCATGTTCCCTGGCGCAAGTCCGTCCTTTTGGCCCAGATCAATGTAGACGATTTCGTTGGAGCCGATCGTTACCCGATCATTCGCTGACGTCAGCAGGTAGCCTTCGAGCACCCGCCCCGTTTTTCTCAACGCCACTTCCCTGGGGGTTTCAATGTACGGCCGCAGACGAGCTCCGCGCTCAATTTCCCGGTCGACGGCAATGATTTTAGCGGTGGCGACATCTTTGCCGATAGACAGAACTTCAAGTTGACCGAGATTGAATACCTTAAAGCCAGCGGGCTGCTGTGTGACCGGATGAAGAACCTGCTCGCCCACTTTAAAAAGGGTGAACTTGTCACCCGGAATGGTCGCAGCAAGATCGCGCATTTTGACGAAAACGATATTTTCCCGGCTGATCAGGGCGCGTTCATCGACGGTGTCGACCAGCGTTCCACTATCTTTCAGTTCCTCGGGGGTGATAAAGCTGATGGCAACCGGAGGGATTTTGACCATTTTGCTCGGTGCTGATGTTGCCACCGCCGCTACTTTATCCGGTTCTGCGACGGCCACATCTTCCGCTCCCTGCTGCGGTTCAGGGGCAACCGGCACAACCTCGATACGGTCACTGTAGATAAACAGCTTTTGTCCCGGATAAATCAGATGGGGATTGGGGATTTCAGGATTTTTTGACCAGAGACTCGGCCAGAAATGTGGATCTTTGATGAAGCGCTCGGAAATCCCCCAGAGGGTATCGCCTTTCTTGACGACATACACGCGCGGGGTCTCGGCGAACGTTACCGTCGCTGTTCCCAAAATCAAAACCAATAGAAGGATTCCACGTAACAACATTCTCTCCCCCTTCGGGCGGTGTGCGTTGCTCAGTTTAACGGCTTGCGTGCTTCGCTGCTGCCGGGATAGCGTTTGCGCAACGTGGTCAGGACTTCGGCTGCTTTCTGTGTCGCGCCGCTACGCTCGTACGTTACGGCCTCTTTCCATAAGGCTTTTGGCGCAAGTGCGGAACGAGGATAATCCTCAGCGATGCTGTGGAAGGTTGCCGCCGCTCGCGGATGTTTACTTTGCGCCAGATAACATTCCGCCAGCCAGAATCTTGCATTGGTGACATATTCGTTGTTCGGAAACAGGGCGACGAAGCGGGTGAAATCGGTTTCTCCCTGGGGATAATCACCCGCTGCATACGCGGCAAAAGCCTTGCGATAAAGTTCAGCCGGGGTGACTTCTGTCTGTGGCACCGTTGCAATATCTGCCGGAGCAGAAGGGGCGGCCTCGCGCAACTGCTCGATCACCGCCTGCTGATCCATAACCCGTGCTTCGAGGAGCAACAGGTTGTCCTGAAGCTGGACGAGGCGCTGGTCAAGTTTCTGCTGATCAGCGGCCAAACGTTCCAGCGCCTCCGCAGATGCCGGGGAAAGCGCCGTTGTCCGAGGCGTCGCGGCACAGGCAGTAAGCAACAAGGGCAAAAGCACCGTGACGATCAGGACGCATTTTTTGACGAAGGATGGATCGTTCTGCATAGTCTTTCCAGGGGTTTATAATTGGGCAAAATTATAGCTTTTTCCGATCACTGTCAAGCGGTAAAGGGCCG
Protein-coding sequences here:
- a CDS encoding LysM peptidoglycan-binding domain-containing protein, encoding MLLRGILLLVLILGTATVTFAETPRVYVVKKGDTLWGISERFIKDPHFWPSLWSKNPEIPNPHLIYPGQKLFIYSDRIEVVPVAPEPQQGAEDVAVAEPDKVAAVATSAPSKMVKIPPVAISFITPEELKDSGTLVDTVDERALISRENIVFVKMRDLAATIPGDKFTLFKVGEQVLHPVTQQPAGFKVFNLGQLEVLSIGKDVATAKIIAVDREIERGARLRPYIETPREVALRKTGRVLEGYLLTSANDRVTIGSNEIVYIDLGQKDGLAPGNMLQIFRPGQATGLGLQQPETRMPDTQLGKAVVIEVRATTATALTLSANNYIENGDQVVTISE
- the dprA gene encoding DNA-processing protein DprA, encoding MTETEQHWLRLHLTPGLGRTGLLRLVGTFGSPAAACGASPADWIARAGTRPDVAHNRPSADFCAATCDRLNQLAVRIISIFDPAYPQPLAAIHDPPTLLYVRGQLPEQDAFAVVGSRQPLAGNRQWATALCAELAAHDITIVSGLARGIDSAAHTGALEGKGQTIAVLGCGIDRIYPRENARLFERIPEQGAIISEYPPDAPPVAGHFPGRNRIISGLSKGVLVVEAAAESGSLITVDFALEQGREVFAAPGAVYASGSIGVNRLLKEGAQPVTEARDILEYLWPATPPRETVQKHQSFAETLTGAALQTYLALGPEPLHGDDLVRKTGLTPIELSAILLHLELQGGITQLPGSRYIRADF
- the ybgF gene encoding tol-pal system protein YbgF, which produces MQNDPSFVKKCVLIVTVLLPLLLTACAATPRTTALSPASAEALERLAADQQKLDQRLVQLQDNLLLLEARVMDQQAVIEQLREAAPSAPADIATVPQTEVTPAELYRKAFAAYAAGDYPQGETDFTRFVALFPNNEYVTNARFWLAECYLAQSKHPRAAATFHSIAEDYPRSALAPKALWKEAVTYERSGATQKAAEVLTTLRKRYPGSSEARKPLN
- a CDS encoding DUF494 domain-containing protein gives rise to the protein MNSKPFRERVLAIVSLIAQYVLDDSEIPANSDIVDELLSVGFKEEEIDAAFSWMENVSLPHRAPTSLGNIHPTNRVFSQAETRVLSADARGFLTQLRNLGILDDIVLEEIIDKAVHGYDDDIGLKELKTLTILTLFAHAHYDWLREVDCILEDDWSRLYH